One window of bacterium genomic DNA carries:
- a CDS encoding 3-methyl-2-oxobutanoate dehydrogenase subunit beta, whose translation MAEVPKKLTIPPEEYICSGHLACQGCGAALAMRYALKALGPNTVYTVPACCWSVIDGPFPYTTLGVPLFHIAFEAAAASACGLAAGLEMMGKKGVNVVAWGGDGGTADIGIQSLSGAAERNDNILYICYDNEAYMNTGVQRSSSTPWGAWTTTTPARHFKNRPKKNVVDIMVAHQIPYVATAAMAFPEDLVAKVAKAKDIEGTKYIQILASCPPGWRMAPEYSVKSVRLAVNTRMWPLLEVDRGVYKINRKPRKYTPVAEYLKLQGRFAHLTEEQVQEIQEMVDANWDRLLFLEKSTHEMAGLPLKGEKAAAPKGKGSEAAAG comes from the coding sequence ATGGCTGAAGTCCCGAAGAAGTTGACGATACCGCCCGAGGAGTACATATGCTCCGGGCATCTGGCGTGCCAAGGGTGCGGCGCCGCGCTGGCGATGCGGTACGCGCTCAAAGCCTTGGGGCCCAACACCGTATACACCGTCCCGGCGTGCTGTTGGTCCGTTATCGACGGCCCGTTCCCGTATACGACGCTGGGGGTTCCGCTTTTCCATATTGCGTTCGAGGCCGCGGCGGCTTCGGCCTGCGGCCTGGCCGCCGGTTTGGAAATGATGGGCAAGAAAGGCGTGAACGTCGTGGCCTGGGGTGGCGACGGCGGCACCGCCGACATCGGCATTCAGTCTCTCTCGGGCGCCGCGGAACGCAACGACAATATCCTCTACATATGCTACGACAACGAGGCGTACATGAACACGGGCGTGCAGCGCTCGAGCTCGACGCCGTGGGGCGCTTGGACGACGACGACGCCCGCGCGTCACTTCAAGAACCGGCCCAAGAAGAACGTCGTAGATATTATGGTGGCGCATCAGATTCCGTACGTCGCGACGGCGGCGATGGCTTTCCCGGAGGACTTGGTAGCAAAGGTAGCCAAGGCCAAGGACATCGAGGGGACGAAGTACATACAAATCCTGGCGAGTTGCCCGCCGGGTTGGCGGATGGCCCCCGAGTATTCCGTGAAGTCCGTGCGGCTGGCCGTCAATACGAGGATGTGGCCGCTCCTGGAAGTGGACCGGGGCGTCTATAAAATAAACCGTAAACCGCGTAAGTACACGCCGGTCGCCGAGTACTTGAAACTCCAAGGCCGCTTCGCCCACCTCACGGAAGAACAGGTCCAGGAGATACAAGAGATGGTCGACGCGAACTGGGACCGTCTATTGTTCCTGGAGAAGTCGACGCACGAGATGGCGGGCTTGCCGTTGAAGGGCGAGAAGGCCGCGGCGCCGAAAGGCAAAGGGTCCGAAGCGGCGGCCGGTTAA
- a CDS encoding 4Fe-4S binding protein, translating to MPPMAKSLGRMSWNLTGSWRNVTPVIDYEKCTICMLCWKFCPDLAITCTEPPQIILDYCKGCGVCAEECPANCIDMKEGL from the coding sequence ATGCCGCCCATGGCCAAGAGCCTGGGGAGAATGTCCTGGAACCTGACCGGCTCGTGGCGCAACGTCACGCCGGTCATAGATTACGAGAAATGCACCATATGCATGCTCTGTTGGAAGTTCTGTCCCGACCTGGCCATAACCTGTACCGAGCCGCCGCAGATAATACTCGACTACTGCAAAGGGTGCGGCGTCTGCGCCGAGGAGTGCCCGGCGAATTGCATCGACATGAAGGAAGGTCTTTAA
- the porA gene encoding pyruvate ferredoxin oxidoreductase — protein MKQVLTGNHAVSHAARVGRAQVVSAYPITPQTQVVEKISEFVADGIMDAKFIKVESEHSAMVACIGASAAGARAFTATSAQGLALMHEVLHWAANARLPIVLANINRAMAPPWTIWTDQIDSLSQRDTGWMQFYAESNQDVFDSILISFKVAEQVLLPAMVVLEAFFLSHTTEPVDFPEQEEADHFLPPRVATHTVDPEHPAAFGGLTGPDHYYELKYMEHNAMLEAKDVIERTAQEYGDVTGRYYKMADPYRCEDADTVLVVSGGVASTVKDAVDEARAAGKKLGSLKIWTFRPFPRGEVRELLLGRKKVAVVDRNISFGQEGIFCTEVKASLYGQDGAPPVSGFIAGLGGRDVKVRDLLAVAEAAEKDDCPEFNWYGVKP, from the coding sequence ATGAAACAAGTCTTAACGGGTAACCACGCCGTCTCGCACGCGGCTCGCGTAGGCCGGGCGCAGGTGGTCTCGGCGTACCCCATCACGCCCCAGACGCAGGTCGTGGAGAAGATAAGCGAGTTCGTGGCCGACGGCATCATGGACGCCAAGTTCATCAAGGTGGAGAGCGAGCACTCGGCGATGGTGGCCTGCATCGGCGCCTCCGCCGCGGGGGCGCGCGCCTTCACCGCGACGTCGGCCCAGGGGCTGGCGTTGATGCACGAAGTCCTCCACTGGGCGGCCAACGCCCGCTTGCCCATCGTACTGGCGAACATCAACCGCGCCATGGCGCCGCCGTGGACGATCTGGACCGACCAGATCGACAGCTTGAGCCAGCGCGACACCGGCTGGATGCAGTTCTACGCCGAATCGAACCAGGACGTCTTCGACAGCATCTTGATCTCGTTCAAAGTCGCCGAGCAGGTTTTGCTGCCGGCGATGGTGGTTTTGGAGGCCTTCTTTTTGAGTCACACCACGGAGCCGGTCGATTTCCCGGAGCAGGAGGAGGCCGACCACTTCCTGCCGCCCCGCGTCGCCACTCATACCGTCGACCCCGAACACCCCGCGGCTTTCGGCGGCCTTACCGGCCCCGACCACTACTACGAGCTTAAGTATATGGAGCACAACGCCATGCTGGAAGCGAAGGACGTCATCGAGCGGACGGCGCAAGAGTACGGCGACGTCACGGGCCGGTATTACAAAATGGCCGACCCCTACCGGTGCGAGGATGCCGATACGGTGCTCGTAGTTTCCGGCGGCGTCGCGTCGACGGTCAAGGACGCGGTGGACGAGGCTCGAGCCGCGGGCAAGAAGCTCGGTTCGCTTAAAATTTGGACCTTCCGGCCCTTCCCCCGCGGGGAAGTTCGCGAGTTGCTGCTGGGTAGAAAGAAGGTCGCCGTCGTGGACCGCAACATTTCCTTCGGCCAGGAGGGGATATTCTGCACCGAGGTGAAAGCCTCGCTTTACGGCCAGGACGGCGCGCCGCCGGTATCGGGTTTCATCGCCGGCCTGGGCGGCCGCGACGTCAAGGTCCGCGACTTACTGGCCGTCGCCGAAGCGGCGGAGAAAGACGATTGCCCCGAATTCAACTGGTACGGCGTCAAGCCCTGA